One segment of Setaria viridis chromosome 4, Setaria_viridis_v4.0, whole genome shotgun sequence DNA contains the following:
- the LOC117852672 gene encoding protein STRUBBELIG-RECEPTOR FAMILY 8: MAALAASWPWAGLFFLLALLAVAGADTDAGDVAALGNLYSSWNSPAQLTGWSAAGGDPCGAAWAGVTCSGTAVTSIKLSGMELNGTLGYELSSLQALKTMDLSNNFLHDSIPYQLPSNLTYLNLAKNNLSGNLPYSISTMVSLEYLNLSHNSLFQEIGELFGSLNSLSELDISFNNLTGSLPISMGSLSKVSSLYMQNNQLSGTVDVLSNLSLATLNIANNNFSGTIPQELSSIPNLIVGGNSFANMPASPPPTLTPPPKNTRDQPNHPQGPISAPIVPETPIDQDDKKLQTGPLVGIAVGSIAVGSCVLFALVFCLHKTRKRNDDASSEPKDILGSLAVNIERASNRETPIPNNIHENAVVATSDLQPSGKMTPERVYGTNGSTAKNAKVPVTATSYTVAALQVATNSFCQDSLLGEGSLGRVYKADFPNGKVLAVKKIDSASLSLYEEENFLEVISNISRLRHPNIVPLTGYCTEHGQRLLVYEYIGNGTLHDILHFSDGMSKKLTWNTRVRIALGTARALEYLHEVCMPPVVHRSFKSSNILLDEEYSPHLSDCGLAALSPNPEREVSAEVVGSFGYSAPEFAMSGTYTTKSDVYSFGVVMLELLTGRKPLDSSRERSEQSLVRWATPQLHDIDLLAKMVDPAMDGLYPAKSLSRFADIIAICVQSEPEFRPPMSEVVQQLVRLMQRASIIRRQSDDLGYSYRVPEGGTGDAI, from the exons ATGGCGGCACTGGCTGCCTCTTGGCCTTGGGCcggcctcttcttcctcctcgcgcttctggcggtggcgggagccgacaccgacgccggcgacg TCGCGGCGTTGGGGAACCTCTACAGCTCCTGGAACAGCCCGGCGCAGCTCACCGGCTggtccgccgccggcggcgacccctGCGGCGCCGCGTGGGCGGGCGTCACCTGCTCGGGCACCGCCGTCACCTCAAT CAAGCTTTCTGGTATGGAGCTGAATGGTACTCTTGGTTACGAACTGTCCAGTCTACAGGCACTGAAAACAAT GGATTTAAGTAACAACTTCTTGCATGATTCAATTCCTTACCAGTTGCCATCAAACCTTACCTATCT GAATTTGGCGAAAAATAACCTTTCTGGTAATCTTCCGTACTCCATATCCACCATGGTTTCACTTGAGTACCT CAATCTCAGCCACAACTCATTATTTCAGGAAATTGGTGAACTGTTTGGAAGCCTCAATTCACTTTCAGAACT AGACATATCTTTCAACAACCTGACGGGGAGTCTTCCAATTTCAATGGGCTCTCTGTCAAAAGTTTCTAGCCT TTACATGCAAAATAATCAACTATCAGGCACAGTTGATGTCCTCAGCAACCTAAGCCTTGCGACACT AAATATTGCAAACAACAATTTCAGCGGCACGATACCACAAGAATTGAGCTCGATTCCAAATTTGAT AGTTGGAGGAAACTCATTTGCCAATATGCCTGCCTCCCCACCGCCAACTCTCACGCCACCTCCAAAGAATACACGTGATCAGCCAAACCATCCTCAAGGACCTATAAGTGCTCCAATTGTCCCTGAGACTCCTATTGATCAGGACGACAAGAAGCTGCAAACAGGTCCTCTTGTAGGGATAGCTGTTGGCTCAATAGCTGTTGGCTCATGCGTACTTTTCGCGTTGGTATTCTGCCTTCACAAGACCCGGAAAAGAAATGATGATGCGAGCAGTGAACCAAAAGATATTTTAGGTTCCCTTGCAGTAAACATAGAGAGAG CATCTAATAGGGAAACCCCGATCCCGAATAACATCCATGAAAATGCTGTTGTAGCAACTTCAGATCTCCAACCTAGTGGAAAAATGACTCCAGAGAGAGTTTATGGTACAAATGGTTCTACTGCAAAGAATGCAAAGGTCCCTGTGACGGCAACTTCATATACAGTTGCTGCTCTCCAAGTTGCTACGAACAGCTTTTGTCAAGACTCTCTCCTAGGCGAGGGTTCGCTTGGTCGTGTTTACAAGGCTGATTTTCCCAATGGGAAG GTACTTGCTGTCAAGAAGATAGACAGCGCCTCACTGTCTCTGTACGAAGAAGAAAATTTCCTTGAGGTTATCTCGAACATTTCCCGGCTGAGACATCCAAACATTGTGCCTCTTACAGGCTACTGTACTGAACATGGGCAAAGGCTTCTCGTGTACGAGTACATTGGAAACGGAACGCTGCACGATATACTGCACTTCTCTGATGGAATGAGCAAGAAACTCACATGGAACACCCGTGTGAGGATAGCACTGGGCACCGCCCGCGCTCTAGA GTACCTGCATGAGGTGTGCATGCCCCCTGTCGTCCATAGGAGCTTCAAGTCGTCCAACATCCTGCTTGATGAGGAGTACAGTCCACATCTCTCTGACTGTGGCCTTGCTGCTCTGTCACCAAATCCTGAGAGAGAG GTTTCAGCTGAGGTGGTTGGGTCTTTCGGATACAGCGCCCCCGAGTTCGCCATGTCAGGAACATACACCACCAAGAGCGACGTGTACAGTTTCGGAGTGGTGATGTTGGAGCTGCTGACAGGCCGTAAGCCTCTGGATAG CTCCAGGGAGAGGTCAGAGCAGTCCCTAGTGAGATGGGCGACCCCGCAGCTCCACGACATCGACCTGCTTGCCAAGATGGTGGATCCTGCCATGGACGGGCTGTACCCTGCAAAATCCCTCTCCCGCTTCGCCGACATCATCGCGATCTGCGTCCAG TCGGAGCCGGAGTTCCGGCCGCCGATGTCCGAGGTGGTGCAGCAGCTGGTGCGGCTGATGCAGAGGGCTAGCATCATCCGGCGGCAGTCCGATGATCTGGGGTACTCGTACAGGGTGCCCGAAGGCGGCACGGGCGACGCCATCTGA
- the LOC117852673 gene encoding nudix hydrolase 2 isoform X1, whose amino-acid sequence MAAHSLSLSLSLPITRSRAPLALRRLLLLLLNPCRLAAAPPQTNRGLSSAAASSRARALGLAGCPPRPRAALLGTGGAGRRRRGELVRRAMSGSTNSTVAAELTVPVEQLPFVNDKHGGVIIEMVVPMDPGVFSASLKAALAKWREQGIRGVWIKLPITLSNLITPAVEEGFWYHHAEETYLMLAYWLPNTTHTLPVNATHRVGVGAFIMNDKREVLVVQEKSGVLRGLGVWKFPTGVVEPGEDINVGAVREVKEETGIDAEFVEVLAFRQSHKSFFEKSDLFFVCLLRPLSYDITKQDSEIEACQWMPVEEFAAQPFVQKHELVKYILEVSLAKVDKEYAGFSPISIKSAFTDKLSLFYLNRRDLDRASGSSKQ is encoded by the exons ATGGCCGCCCActcgctctcgctctcgctctcccTCCCCATCACGCGCTCGCGTGCGCCCCtcgcgctccgccgcctcctcctcctcctcctcaacccgtgccgcctcgccgccgccccgccacAGACCAACCGAggcctctcctccgccgccgcctcatcccGGGCGCGGGCCCTCGGCCTCGCCGGCTGCCCGCctcgcccccgcgccgcgctccTTGGCACCGGAG GTGCAGGGAGAAGACGGAGAGGTGAGCTAGTCCGCAGAGCTATGTCAGGTTCGACGAACTCAACTGTAGCGGCGGAGTTGACGGTGCCTGTCGAGCAGCTGCCTTTTGTGAATGACAAGCATGGGGGTGTTATTATTGAGATGGTGGTGCCAATGGATCCTGGAGTGTTTTCAGCTTCACTGAAAGCAGCATTGGCGAAATGGAGGGAGCAG GGAATAAGAGGTGTATGGATCAAACTGCCCATCACCCTTTCCAACCTTATTACACCAGCTGTGGAG GAAGGTTTCTGGTACCATCATGCAGAGGAAACATACTTGATGCTTGCATACTGGCTTCCTAATACAACACATACGCTACCAGTAAATGCAACCCACCGTGTGGGTGTTGGAGCCTTTATAATGAATGACAAAAGAGAG GTCTTGGTTGTACAAGAAAAGAGCGGTGTACTTCGAGGCCTTGGTGTATGGAAATTTCCAACTGGCGTAGTTGAACCG GGGGAAGATATAAATGTCGGTGCTGTAAGAGAAGTAAAAGAAGAGACAGGG ATTGATGCAGAATTTGTTGAAGTGCTAGCTTTCAG GCAGAGCCACAAATCCTTTTTTGAAAAATCGGACCTATTTTTTGTATGCCTGCTACGACCACTTTCATATGACATTACTAAGCAAGACTCGGAAATAGAGGCATGCCAG TGGATGCCAGTGGAGGAATTTGCAGCACAACCATTCGTCCAGAAACACGAACTCGTGAAGTACATCCTCGAAGTCAGTTTGGCTAAAGTTGACAAGGAATATGCAGGGTTTTCGCCAATCTCCATAAAATCAGCATTCACAGACAAACTGTCCTTGTTTTACTTGAACCGGAGGGACCTTGACAGGGCCTCAGGATCAAGCAAACAGTAA
- the LOC117852673 gene encoding nudix hydrolase 2 isoform X2, producing MPRPPGCRGVQYPYSVGNEGEPDSLGAGSVSVFDASNPNDRFDACAGRRRRGELVRRAMSGSTNSTVAAELTVPVEQLPFVNDKHGGVIIEMVVPMDPGVFSASLKAALAKWREQGIRGVWIKLPITLSNLITPAVEEGFWYHHAEETYLMLAYWLPNTTHTLPVNATHRVGVGAFIMNDKREVLVVQEKSGVLRGLGVWKFPTGVVEPGEDINVGAVREVKEETGIDAEFVEVLAFRQSHKSFFEKSDLFFVCLLRPLSYDITKQDSEIEACQWMPVEEFAAQPFVQKHELVKYILEVSLAKVDKEYAGFSPISIKSAFTDKLSLFYLNRRDLDRASGSSKQ from the exons ATGCCCCGGCCGCCTGGTTGCCGTGGTGTTCAGTACCCGTACTCCGTAGGGAACGAAGGGGAGCCTGATAGCCTCGGCGCTGGATCGGTCAGCGTTTTCGACGCTTCGAATCCGAACGATCGCTTCGACGCAT GTGCAGGGAGAAGACGGAGAGGTGAGCTAGTCCGCAGAGCTATGTCAGGTTCGACGAACTCAACTGTAGCGGCGGAGTTGACGGTGCCTGTCGAGCAGCTGCCTTTTGTGAATGACAAGCATGGGGGTGTTATTATTGAGATGGTGGTGCCAATGGATCCTGGAGTGTTTTCAGCTTCACTGAAAGCAGCATTGGCGAAATGGAGGGAGCAG GGAATAAGAGGTGTATGGATCAAACTGCCCATCACCCTTTCCAACCTTATTACACCAGCTGTGGAG GAAGGTTTCTGGTACCATCATGCAGAGGAAACATACTTGATGCTTGCATACTGGCTTCCTAATACAACACATACGCTACCAGTAAATGCAACCCACCGTGTGGGTGTTGGAGCCTTTATAATGAATGACAAAAGAGAG GTCTTGGTTGTACAAGAAAAGAGCGGTGTACTTCGAGGCCTTGGTGTATGGAAATTTCCAACTGGCGTAGTTGAACCG GGGGAAGATATAAATGTCGGTGCTGTAAGAGAAGTAAAAGAAGAGACAGGG ATTGATGCAGAATTTGTTGAAGTGCTAGCTTTCAG GCAGAGCCACAAATCCTTTTTTGAAAAATCGGACCTATTTTTTGTATGCCTGCTACGACCACTTTCATATGACATTACTAAGCAAGACTCGGAAATAGAGGCATGCCAG TGGATGCCAGTGGAGGAATTTGCAGCACAACCATTCGTCCAGAAACACGAACTCGTGAAGTACATCCTCGAAGTCAGTTTGGCTAAAGTTGACAAGGAATATGCAGGGTTTTCGCCAATCTCCATAAAATCAGCATTCACAGACAAACTGTCCTTGTTTTACTTGAACCGGAGGGACCTTGACAGGGCCTCAGGATCAAGCAAACAGTAA